CGGAAATTCCATCTCAGTCTTTGGACACGGAACATCCTTTTACCATCCACAAACACTGACAGGACGGGAGTCGCGGGGGCGCCGTCCACCTCTTCCTCGTCCTGGCCGCACTTTATGTGGACTTCATGATCCCGGGCCGCTCCGTTCCGCCCAAACTTCGCCCGTGTGGAGTACGTGGACCCGCCCATGAATTGTTCGCTCCGAGAAATCAATGCAAACTCGAGATTGCCGGTCTTAGGCCTCTTCTCGTCGAGCAGCTTTTCttcatcatcctcatcatcatcgtaAGCATCTCCGAGTCGCAGGACGACCTTGGAGTCGGCCTGCACGATCACATAGAACCCTGACACGGGCTCGGGCGCTCCCTGGAACCGGGCGAAAGTCAGGTCCCACGAAACATCAATAACCAAGCCCGAGCACTGGAATGACTTGCTACCCTTGGTCTTCCGGAGCTGTTTAGGACTACCCCGGGCAGGGGATTCCCGGGACGCCTGGTCAGAGAAGTCGATGATCAAGCCCTGACGTAGGAAGCTGTTCCGCCAAGTGAGAGAGATAAGGAGCTGCTTCCCGGAACAAAGCCTGGCCCTATACGTGTTAGTGATCTCCGCCGGGCCAGGGGACGACGGCCTGGACTGGCTCGGGGACCGGTAGGATTGGAGACTAGGCCCCGAGCAGTACGAGTCGGAGACTCGGATGGCATGTTCGCTGTAACATGTCGTGATACTCCTCATCCCGAGCAATGATATCGATTCGGAACGAAACTAAAACCCGAAACCGCCAGAAAAATAAGATGAAGAGGAATTGAGAAAAAGGAATTAAGAGAAGCTTGGCTTCGGCCTTTCCCCTTGCAGAAGGAAGGGAATGGAGAGGCTCAATGGACAGACAGGacaaaggaagaaagaagggtTCTGTTATTTCTTCTCTGGGGGTTCCATGTGAAGCATTCCTTTGTTGTTCCTGAAGGCATTAAATTTAGCAGAGGGACTAGAAAATGAAATCCATGTTCCCCAACATTAAATGTGTTTCcgttataataataataataataataataataataataaaccttaaaaaaatgacactaaattaaatcaaacaatTAAAATCTCTTTAATGATAATCAAATGTATTTACTATTTAGACCAAAAGCTtgtccttcttctccttcctctggCCTTTCCATTGCCAGTTCATATCAACTGAATAGAAACTATTAAGTAAATTGCCCATTTGGGGTTGACCTGATCTGTCCCAATTTATACATTTGACATATAcataaaaatcatatttattgGTTAACTAATCAAGATTTACAGAGACCTGAAGGAAGGACGATTTCCATCAGGCCAATGGGCCGGCGACACGTGGTGCGGGCCCGAATCGGATAACAGACGTGGGAAGGGGGTTGAGGGTTGGGCTGACAGTGATGCCCATGAAGTGGCGAAAGCGAGATTGGCCCATGAGATTAAAAACGTACCCTTTCATATTCACCTACTCCCCAACTAAAATGCAGCCATTAATGTCAGCAAAGATATATGTGTggatgtatgtatgtatatctattaattttaattggataACTCTCAACTAATCATCATGCATGTATGTGTTCTTTCTTCTGCTGCATTAATTTCCGTAACCTTTGATCTGTTCTAGAAACGCTCGCGTTCTTGCACTGACTGCAGATCATCAGTGGTCTCGAGGGTACATATCATCGGTCGACATATGAGTCATCACATCAGTCGGGTCGATCCGGAAGAGATAAGGGGGACTGTCTCGTCTAGATCGAGCATTGTCACATCTCAGGGGCGATTGATGAAACGCATGCATGTCGTGAAAGAGaaagtgcatatatatatatatatatatatatatatatgtaatgacAAACGAGGGAAGTTGAAATGGCCACATAACTACTTGCGTGCAAGAGTCATTTCTTGATTGGTGATCTCGCGATGGGAGTAGTTTCTTGGTGGTTGGGTTCGGGCAAATTCTGATCTTTCAAAATCTTGGGATCACTTTTAGGATCCATCCTAAAGCACCTATCCAAATTACTCAAGTAGAACAGAGGGAGACACTCACTTGTCACGTAGGCCCGAAAAATCCGATCATCCATAATATTTCCACGATCTTATTACTACAAATTTTCGTGTCCTACTGCGGTAAGTGAATTAAGCAAGGGCGAGACTGATAGTTGGACCTGGCCGAAGTCAGCATTGTGTTCAACTTCTGATAGGTGGTAGTATCATTCCTTCTCAAATGAATCGTACGACAGAAGGTTGATAGTTTAAGTATATATCTCGATCAATTGGATAAAAAATCTTGAGTCCCGTTGTGGTAAAGAAGAttaaaagggcaaaaaaaagaaaccgaCAGATAGGTGAAATAGTTGTGTTCTTCTTGTTGTTGAATATGCCCCCCCCTGGCAGTTGAGAAACCAACAACTGAACTTTCCTTTCTATATAAAGAAGCGTCGCCATCATGATGGGCACAAATATAGGGGAAAGAAATGGTGCATTGATTAATTGTTCCTTTTCGGATCGCGATCGATTTATGGATAACCTAATTAGTACTGAGACGTAATATATAAGCAATGGAGTTAACTGATATGAGAGAAATCGAACATTTTCACAAGGTCAAGGTGGCCAATGCCCGGGCATGATTGAATCTTCGGCATGCATGCAGATGCAGTGAGATGAGAGGTTTCATGCGTGGAGAGGGTTGAGTAGAATTGAAGGCAATGTGTTTGGTCTGCTGGAGTGTGACTTATGAACTGCAATATTTGCCCTAATAATACACACAGTCCATTCCCTGTAGATGTCAGAGCACTATTATTTGGGGTGGAATAATAGGTAAAGAGCTGAAAATTTTTGagatatcatatcatatcatatatggAATCGATGATGCTTCAATATTACTTCAGTTTGAAAACTTCCTTGTGGCTCCGATAAGTTTCGGCAATCTAATTTGTCATATGACACGGTTATAATAATGAactaatttaaatatataaagaacTGACATGGCGCGGTATGTTTGACATTAATTTTGAGATCTCGTTTTTCTAACAATCACACGTACTAATAGAGAATATACAACTTTTTGATGAtaatcttttgttttttgtttttaatgatAATCTTTTCTATTGCTATATTATATTACTCTTCTCTCCCTTAATtagaatgatgatgatgatgatgatgattagtCTGAGAATTACTTAGCAGCTGCAACTAAAAAGATTTAATTTGTCCatgtatctacatatatatataatatagtctATTGGATAAAGGGACAAGATGGGTACCAAACTATCACAACTCACAGAAATTAAAGAGCCAACTAAGATTATTCTTTTCCTGTTAATCCGAGTCCCCACTTGCCCCATAAATCATTGCGAGTTATAGATTCCTTTTAAGCCCAACAACATCAAAGGGTGCCATCTTTGGAATATATGGAATTAATGCCAAGCGATACATTCTAACTAGCCTTATGTTCCCAGCAGTTTGGAGAAAATTATCCGGTATCTTTAATAAATAGTCTTATGcgtgagtatatatatatatatatttttgataatatatatgtgcgcGCCATCTGATCAAGTTTTTATAACACGAATTCCACTATAAAAAGTTGATCTATTAGTTTGCATAGAATTCGTACAGTGGATAAGAGAATATAGAATTATCAATAAGTTTTAAACAAAGTTACCAtacaaaatatgaaattatatcGATCCACGTACGGGATGCATGTCATATTCCAATAATCAAATGTCACCTAAACGAGGACGatgaatatatacataaaacgAAAATTCTAATATGACTTTGAGTTTTGGTGACACACTTGATATATATGTTCAAGTGTTTAGTATTTCAGTTTAAGTATTTGATACTTTTACTATTCGTGATGAATTTTACCAACTGCTGGACATTTGAATTTAaatactaataaataaaagtaataaacACTTGTAATGATCACGAGTGCTAAAAGTACTAGACACTTGAACTGAAAGTACTAATACGTCTTACCATCACTTCGAGTCATGCTAATGTGATGGGGGCATGGAAGAGTGTTGTGTTGAGTTCAAGCCCAAACTTCattacaattattacaatcaCTAACGAGAAATGGAATCCAACATGGGAGCCCTATGTAGGCTCTGGGTTGTCCTTGTGCCCAACTCATAGGACTGGGCCTCATTTAGCCCAAATAGTTTTATCCGCAAACTTCAAAGTTGAGGAACATATGCATAGCCCCATCAGTCCATGCAATATAAGATCACAAATGTTACTACTTCCACGAGATCTAGGCCTAGTCCCGCAGTCCGTAGCTACTTCGAAGACAAACAAACAACCACAAACCTACGACATTTTGTagtaaaaattagaaatttacgCATGTTTTCGACACCATAGCTCGCTCCTTATAACTGGCATAGAACGACTAGTTTGTTCTCCCGTCAATAAAATATGCGTGACTTAATTAATATACATGTTTCTAGTCTATACAATGTCTGAATGAAAAGTGTACGGAAATATATTCTCTATCGGACCGTCACAAAATGTCTCTCTTTCCTCCTCAATACGTGCATATATTCGAAAGGCTCACACACATCCGCACACAGGATAGTTAAAAGATATAGTTGATCGATGAGACGAATCTCTTTCCGACATAAAGAAATATGGATAGATCAAATAGCAGCACCCAACTGAGGGGCAAGTGGACACGGGCGCACGTCTTCATGCAgctttttataaatataaggataagattaatataatattattgattattgatatttataataatatttgtgTTGTTgcgtatatataaatatataatatggccgtggaaaataacatatataatgtTGGAGAAAACGTCACCCCTTACGTCAAACATCTCCCGACGTCGTCACACTTTAATATTTCCCTTGTGGGCAGAAAAGGAACGAGGGGGTGAGGGGAAATCAGCCCTTAAAATTTGGACGTTgtaagtaaaatatatatatatatatgtatatattttaataaaatttctttaaatttatctctgatgaaaaaaaattatatcctTATTTATCCCAATCAGCCCTCTTAAGTCTAAATTCTCCATCCGTTCTGCTTCTAagctctctctccctctcaatCATGCAAATGAACATTGCGCGATCTGTTCAATCGCGAGGAATGCTGATAACTTCCTCGTCAAATTGATCCTTAGAGTATGGAATCATTTGAGATTATATCATTGAATACAACGTATATGACATATTGGAATTACCTAACACAAAAACTACTCCTTaaatgggaaaaaaacaaaaagagcaAGTGGTTTGTGGTAAGATCGTATCAGCTTTGTTTGCTTTCTGATTTTGGACTGACTATTTGTTTAATTGTCCATTTTGTTTTAATAATCAACGGAAGACTAGAAGAGGGCGACCTCACcattggggaaaaaaattataacgaTCTTATTTCACAATGATGCatgtgacaaaaaaaaaaccaataaagttactatgATTGGTAATAACCATCATATATTACTCGCATAATTAACTGTCCGCTCATTTACTGCAATCTAATTGATTTTTACTCAAATTACGAAAGAGATGACGGAAAACTTTCTTTACCCTCCATATACACATGTTTATACCCTTTGGAGACCTAGCTACCTCGGCTTTCACGGTTTTATGCATTTGATGTGCATAAAACCAAATCTTAAACGGCATAATCGTTCGATAGTCAAACCAAAGCATCGAGACTCCTTCATATAGAGTGATCGATTGAGCCGACATATATGGACTTCTGATCACCATGGCCACTAGTCTTCCATGAAGAGCATCCAAGAAGTGGATGGATCCATCCCAGTCCTGCAATATTTCCAGCACGTGACTGGACATTAATCTCGAGAAAATGACAAGACATCACTCAAAGGGAAGTCAGCACGGTTGGGTGGGTCCCACCTTGTccaaagagagaaaaaggtTAGAGATTCGATTGAAGATTATCTTCGACAAAGTTTGACCCGCCATCTGATCTGATCCACCCCCTCTCACCATCACGCATAAGCTTTGttattcagccaaaaaaaataaaagacatTAGCTTTGTTGGCTGCATTGCACTGCTCAACGCCAATGGACAAACATAATATAAGTGCCGGTCAATTTCCACTATATCTATAATGTCTGCCAACCAAAACCAATGTTGTCATCTCTTACGTCAAAACACACAACTTGACCTCGTCTCTTCTGTCCAATAAACGACAAATAATAGGCTCGCCTAGCTGCTAGGTCGAGCCCATCGATGCGCTTGTATTGGACCGATACACCAAGTAGTCAGACTCGTGAAGTTCGCCGAGTAAGATCGGGTGTGGACTACATAGATGGTTGCAAGTAGTTGTGATTATCCACTGCTCATCTCAATGGACCGGAAACTGGCCGACCCGAGATCCTTATACGGGCCGGGGGATACCTTGTTCGCCTCCTCCAAGTATGCACTCacccctctcctcctcctccagcGCCGGTAGTATCCAAACCCGAATATCGCCCCGACAACGACCAATCCAAGCATGACCCACATCGAGACTCCAACCCCAAAACCGATCCTGTAGCCCTTTCCTCGGTGTCCTGTCTCGCTGATCACCTTGAAGTACCCGAGCTTAGTCTCATCGTCCACGCTCATGAGGGTCTGCACCGGGTAATCCAGGACGTAGCATGACCCTGACGCATTATTGTAGACTGCACCCCAGCAGCGACAGTTGCTCTCACAAATGCTCTCGCACTGCTCCAAAGATGACACTGTTTGGTACCCCATCAGCTCCTTGTACGGCAGCTCCACCCCGCTCCTCCTTAAGACCCGAAAGTGCACATTGTACGTTCGCGCCTCGCATAGGTCGCCTGACCCGTACCCACACCCACCCGAATGAGGCTCGGTGTGGTTGTCCAGACAGGTGCAACTATCATTGTCCCTCGCGCACAAACCGTACGAACCGCAGGGGCTGGGCAACTCGCAGAAGTCGGATATCGCCCGATAGTCCATCACCCATTCTGACCCGTTCCAGTAGTACCCTTTCAGGTTCCCGTCCGGTTCTAAACGTACCAGAACAAAAGAGTCAACAGCCTTCTGGAAGCTGCTGAAGGTCTCAATATCCACGGCCGTACTACTATTCTGGTACATTGCTAGGTACCCGTCCGAGTTGACTTGAGCGTAAATCGGGCCCGCGCCCTCGACGATCGTGGCCCTAGCCTCCAATGCCCCGTGCTTCCAGTACATCTGCTCCTTGCCACGCTCGAAATTCGCATAGAGGCCGATAAAGTTGTCGCCTAGGCTCATTGTGTAGAGACCGTTCGATGAGACGAGGGACATATTAGAAGTGAAGTTCTGGTTCTGAACGATGGTATTTGTGGGAAAGTGGAAACTCTGCCAGAGAACGGCTGGAGGATCGGTCTTCTGCATTTGGAGGTCCGAGCTGTTGAGGAGCACTACCCGGTCCCCGTCCGTGCGGGTTGACCATAATACACCCGTGGACGGGTCTGAAATCACGAGGCTGCCATTGAAGGAGAGCTCTGTGCGGTCCGACAACCTAGCTGGGTCGGCTAGGTCTGCAGACCAGAGCGGCTCGGATGATGCTACATGGACCACCGCCAAGGCAAGCCCGGATCCATTGATCCGCAGGAACCCCATGGAGAAGTTCCCGGTGGGATCGCGGAGTATGGGCTGGAATACAGAATCCGAGCGGCTTGGCGTGGCCGTGAAGCCTCTGAGAAGCTCCGTTTCCACAGCAGCGGCGGCACCGAGAAGAAAGGTTACTGCTAGGATTAGCGTTGTTTGACGAAGAAGCGCCATTCCTCGTTTCGCCAGGCCTGAGAAATGGActgtttattttgtttttcagaaGGGGGTGTATAGATGGTATGCATGAAGCTGCGCTCGTTGAGATAGAGTACGAAAAGTTCATATAATGATGTgtatttaaaatttgtttaatttaaatatgtaTAGTGTGGCCCGTAAGcataattttagaatttccAGGTTGAGTATTTataatcaagaaaatattgtCAGAGGGAGGCAGAGGTAGGTGGCTGGGCGCTAATTCCAAAGACATATCTAAGGATCCAggaaagataaaaatatatacatggatgcaatgcacatatatataatttaattgctGCATGAAGTGTTTTTTAAGATGATCTGTTGCAGACTGCAACCATGCACCTTCGTCCctaaagaaatttaaataacAGGGTTTTGTTCGAATtccatttataattttcttttgtggaATTAGGAGCGATTTAGAGGAATGGGGTGAGGTCGATTGGGATatgaaatttcatatttggtttttttttattttggaagGATAGGAAGATTAGGAAGTATTGGAAACCCTCCAAATTCCATCCAACTTCACAAATCTACAATCCACGAATTTGGTGAAACGGGAGGGATGCGaattttagaatattttaattatgtaGAGAGACTGATATATTTTATaagaagttaaaattaaatgtgCACTTATGGGAAAAAGAGTATTAGTACTAAAATTATCTTTCCCATTcccatcatttaattttttttttaatgaagcACCAATGAGAGTTGATTCAAATGATTAGTGTTTGTTCTCTTTGAACAATATCTTATATCCCTTTACCACTCAATAAGCCATCCTGTCTTTAACTTGAATTAGTCGAAATTCATTAATCtttcaaatatattatgatacatagtaaatataaaaaaatttaataaaaaaccaaacaagtGGTGGACTACTCCACCCTTACCACGCACAATTCATTTTTTCTACCCAAACTAAACATGCGATTCATTAATGTTCCTTTCCCCTCCATTTATCGCCTTATCCTTCCCCTCCCTATCCTTCATCATTCCTCCACCCCTTTGTAGCCAAACAAAACTTGAATACACTACTAAAAATACCAGGAGCACCGAAAGAATTGCCGAGGGATTGTGTCCATCGGTAAAATTCCTTTAGAAATCCCTCGGAAAATTTACCAAGGGATTTCCGAGGGTTTTTTCCCTCAGTAattattgagagaaaaatccCTCGGTAATTTCCTaggtaaaatgaaaaaataaaaaaaatccaaggGATTATCGAGGTAAAAATCCCTtggtaaaaatttaaaaattgttttcttAAATAGCCGAGGGATTTTTCCCTCGGTAAATTAAAACGTACAAATTTCTCTaatgaaaagttaaaaaaaatcaaattagaaaattaatatttattttacaataataattgtaaagatatatatcatatataaactATATTTCTTGAAGAGAATATTATATTGTaagttaaatataaaattaatttaatttaggaTCGAAagtgtttaatattttatagtaaatatgaaattaatttaatttcaatatttaaaattttgagtttttgaaaaaatatatatagatattagtatataaatataatatttatgcTCGGAGTGCGTAAACATTATAATTAAGACTATGTTTATGCTCAGTGCGTGAGTCATACATAGATGTATTTTGTAGTtacttatcattttaatattgtacatgaatttttttttttaaaaaaagaatgaatgaaataaatagtaTTAGAAATAAAACCTCAAAATGGATAGTAGTCGAAAGCATGTTCGAACTGGTAAGGGAAAGTCCATAAAATTCTTGATTATGTTACATTAAAATCTATTTAGATCGGTCAAATAAACTATATggttattttcaattaaatatcaCATGcattatatagataaataatgttaaatttattattaaacgtatatattatcaatgcaaatttgttaatatcacaagtttttggttttttaaaaatgaaaatataaagacAAGTAATACAAGTATAATTAAGTGtagagaaaagataaaaacaaTGCTTGTAACTCAATGGTTAAGGAGATGGCATGAGAGACGGGCATATGGGGGGTTGGAATGTCTCAAGGTGGAGACTTAAAAAATGCAAGAAAAATACGAGAGATGTGGGAAGggaaaggggagagagagggtagtcggtatattttttttaagcaaAAACACTGAGTTACCGAGGGATGGTAAtctat
The sequence above is drawn from the Punica granatum isolate Tunisia-2019 chromosome 5, ASM765513v2, whole genome shotgun sequence genome and encodes:
- the LOC116206676 gene encoding uncharacterized protein LOC116206676 gives rise to the protein MRSITTCYSEHAIRVSDSYCSGPSLQSYRSPSQSRPSSPGPAEITNTYRARLCSGKQLLISLTWRNSFLRQGLIIDFSDQASRESPARGSPKQLRKTKGSKSFQCSGLVIDVSWDLTFARFQGAPEPVSGFYVIVQADSKVVLRLGDAYDDDEDDEEKLLDEKRPKTGNLEFALISRSEQFMGGSTYSTRAKFGRNGAARDHEVHIKCGQDEEEVDGAPATPVLSVFVDGKRMFRVQRLRWNFRGNQTIFVDGLLVDMMWDVHDWLFGPRFGYAVFMLRTRSGLDSRLWLEEKNLQGNELEKVEFSLLICACNSSPSPN
- the LOC116208897 gene encoding PAN domain-containing protein At5g03700, translated to MALLRQTTLILAVTFLLGAAAAVETELLRGFTATPSRSDSVFQPILRDPTGNFSMGFLRINGSGLALAVVHVASSEPLWSADLADPARLSDRTELSFNGSLVISDPSTGVLWSTRTDGDRVVLLNSSDLQMQKTDPPAVLWQSFHFPTNTIVQNQNFTSNMSLVSSNGLYTMSLGDNFIGLYANFERGKEQMYWKHGALEARATIVEGAGPIYAQVNSDGYLAMYQNSSTAVDIETFSSFQKAVDSFVLVRLEPDGNLKGYYWNGSEWVMDYRAISDFCELPSPCGSYGLCARDNDSCTCLDNHTEPHSGGCGYGSGDLCEARTYNVHFRVLRRSGVELPYKELMGYQTVSSLEQCESICESNCRCWGAVYNNASGSCYVLDYPVQTLMSVDDETKLGYFKVISETGHRGKGYRIGFGVGVSMWVMLGLVVVGAIFGFGYYRRWRRRRGVSAYLEEANKVSPGPYKDLGSASFRSIEMSSG